From the genome of Trypanosoma brucei brucei TREU927 chromosome 11 chr11_scaffold01 genomic scaffold, whole genome shotgun sequence:
TGCCGTCAATGGCGTCAAAGGAGTACACGGAAAACCTCCCCGCTTTTGACAGCGACAGGCCGATGCCCCCTCCACGTAGTGTATTTGAACGTTTTTCGCGTGTGATGCAGCTGCAATTTGGACAGGACCCGGACATGCCGCTTTTAGGGAGTCGTGCGGAGCGAAAATACAGGAGCTGGTTGGACTATGTGACAAGCCCCCCGTCACCACTGCTTCCTCGTAACTACGTAGACGCATATACTCGCCCAAATCCTTGTCCCGAGGAATACTGGTGGGCCTCATGGAGGTGGCCGCGGATTAAATACGTGAACGCCAAGGTTCCACCTCCCGTAGACGGGAAATACAACGACTACTATCATTACCTGGCCTACAAGAACTGGATGGAACGTGAGCGCGATGTGTACGTGGCGCACGCGAACTTGGTTAACGAAATGGCTATGCGGTGTCTAGTGAAGGAAGGACAGTACAACGCCGCCAAGAATTGTCGCCATCTTTATCATAAGGGATTTGCCATGTCTCGGATGGAGGAGCTTAATCAGACTCTGCTGTACATGGCGCTCACGGGGAACGCGGCTATCCGTGAGACACCATATCCAGAGAACTTTGTGGAAGAAAAGCGGAAGATCTATGACGATTGGCTGTTCCGCACACGCATGAAGAAACCTGGGGATGTCGCATAGTAGTAGTTAGGAGTGCGACAGTGTTTGCCGAAAGGTGAATGCTAACGGCGGAAATAGCGTATGAAATTGGACGTTTATTCGCTTATTCTTCACCTCACCAAGCTTTTGTCCTCACCTGTCGAATGTGAACGTATTCATAAAGATGAAATGTCGCCCATATGGATACACATGAGCGTAAACATGGATTCATATGTACGTGAGCATGTGTTCCCGCGTAGGATATTACTTCTTGTTCATTGTTTCGAGACCAATGTATTAGGGTTGTTGGTAGGAATGTCGCCTAGGGGTATGGTGGTTGCCCGTGGTGGGGCGTTACCACTTCAGTGGTGACGTAGTCTAATGCAACGCAGTCAAGATAGGTTCTGAATTCGTGTTTGGCTTCTGAGCTTGTTTGTCAGATGCGAACTGTACCTTGTCTGGGGTTCTGGGCATGTGCTGTGCTGTGCTGGGATGGGAATGAAAATATTCCATTCCTAACTTTGTtcattttcgttgttgttttcccttatttGTGTTTAGTAAGCCCCCGTGGTCGAgtgtccccccccccccacccccTGGGGAAAATTGGTATCATATCAGAGTGGTGTCGCAGTGTGAACACGGAGAGTGGATAACCAGAGGCGCATCACCATGACGGAGGGTGTTGGGCAGGACGGGAACGTAGCTAAAATGATGGACAATATTCGCATCCAGAAACTCATCCGAGCTGTAGATGAGCTCGTCGCGTGGAGCTTTGTTATGGACGAAAAGGATGTGATCCTTTCAGAGTTGGAGAAGTGTGTGGATGAAGCCGAGAAGGAATTGTTGCGGGCGAGTGACGCCGTTGAGGATCAACAACGGCGCTGTGCTCTCGTTCAAGTCCATCGAAGCACGAagcaggaaagaaaaattccACAGTCGGCGAGGGGCAGCGATCACAAACTTGAAGAACTGTGGAAGTCAAAAGGTGAGGCGTTTAAGCGACAGTATGAGTTACACCTGACTACTTATAAACGACTCTTTGATGAGCTGTTGGAGGAGGAACTCCAGCGACTCAACGGCACCACCACTTCTGCGGGTGACCTCAGACGGCCTCCAGAAGATGTGTGTGGGTCCAGCAGCATGACTGAAATCAGCATCTCTGCGTCCCCTGCTGCGGGAGGTAACTGTAGTGACGGTGCCGATAGTGATGCTGCGGGTGCCATAGCCTAGCTTTCTGTGCTTTGCTCACAAGGGTGCTGAGTTGGCACTTGACGAGCAGTATAGTAGTTTCACAGTTGCCCTTTATACCCCCCTTTTAACTTCGTTTGTGCCTATGTCCTTAACACAGACACATTAAGCAGTTGTCATGCTCCGACTTTCAATACGCTTTTAAACTTGTCTTCTTCATATTCCACGTTTTCTCACCTTACGTTGAGGCAAGGACGTTCAAGGGAGGTAAAACCTCCGGAACAAGTGAGGGAGAGTACGTTATTACTGCCCATAAAGAGGACATGGACCCCCTTTTACTTTCCAGGGAAGAGTTGGAGGAGGCACAACGCGCAATAAAGCGGAGAAGGGATACGATTCGGACTGCCACAACGGAACGTATCCAGACTGAGCTTCAGCCTACCGGAAGCGGTAGTTTAGCAAAAAGAACCGTCCCAAACTCTATTCCAGATAAGGAAAAGGCGGAGAGCAACTCGGGTGTTGTGAAAAAATTGAAGGAAGAGCTACGTCGGCGTACGGAAGAGTTAGAAAACTCAGTAAATGAGCAGCGACGGGCAAGGGAGGAGTACAAGCGTCTGAAGTCCGTCTTTGAgtcatttgttgttgaggTTTGCGAGCGTGAAGAGGCGTACAAAATTGTTTTTTCCAAGGCTTATGAAGAAGTTGAAAAGCACAAGAAGCATTGTGAAGGTTTGCAACGCCAGCTTGAGGAGCGGTCATCTACTACCACAGTAGCTGCTACCGTGCAAGTGCCTGTAGCCGACACCACCACTCCACCCGTTGCCGTTGGTTCAAGGACTTTGCACGAGATCATTGATCAATTCCGCACCATGATCGATGAACTCGAATGCCGGGTGGGGTGCCATGGAAGTGATGACAACCAAAGCCGTGTGGCTGCCACAGACATTAGCAATCCCGACAAACATAGGCGTAGTGCTGCCACGGGTACACGTAACCGAGccgagcaaaagcaaaagcagcaggtCAGTGAGGGTAAACACCAGCTACAACCACATGGCCAGAATGATCAGCCGAAGGAGGAAGTGGTTGGGGTCGTTTCCGGCTCGGTGGTTCCCGCCCGAGGCGCAGCGGTGTTGAGCAGACCGCAAGCCCCGGTGGCGCGAAGTGCCGTTTCTGCCCCCAAGAAACGAAGAGCGGCGAAAAGTGAATCAGCGGCTGCTGTTAAGCGTGCCGCTGCGGAGAAGTGTAATCAAGCAAGTACCTCCTCACTTTTCACAAGCTTTTCAACTTTGTCGGAGCGACCGAAGAAGTCAGAGGTGAATTTTGGCAGTGAGCCCATTGAGGATTACTTGGCTCTACTAAAGAAAACAGACTTGAGCAAAGTTGATGTTCTTCGTCGGGAATTGATGAACTTTTGCAACTCGGATGTTAATGTTGTTGCGACTTATGTGGTGGAACACTTTCTAAGAAAGGCTCTGTTAACCCCCCCTATGACCGCGCTGTGGAATGAAACTGTTGAAGCCATGCACATTGATGTCGACGTTTTTCCCGCATTTGTTCGGCTCGTTGTTCGCAAGCTCGTCCACCTTCTAGGGCCAGACACCGCGGTGTCGGCGGGAAATACTTTGGATCACAGCCCACAGCTCCAACGCTTGTCGCTTGTGCTGCGTCTAGCTTGTGTCGTCCGGCTGCGTGAGACCGAGAGCGGTGGAGATGCactcttttttgccttttacGAGTCCACGATAAGCGCCTTACGGAGCTGGCGTCTCTCAAGCACCGCGGAGGGTCAGCGAGACGTGCTGAAATTATGGATGATTGCGGTGCGACACCTCTATGGATTTGTAGAGGACTTCCACATGTTGACGCGGTACTACGCTAATACCGATGGTGTGATGGAGGCGTTGACTCTTCCGAAGTTGCTTACCTGCTACGCAGTGCGGGCTGTTATGGGTAACTGCTACTTCATTCCGTCTGCGCAGCCGTCACTGGTGGAGGTAGAAGCCGATGTGCAGCTTTGGACTACCTTTTGTGACGCTATGGATTGGAGCGGGAGTGAGCTGCCCATTGACGGTATCGGCGCTGCTGCCGTTAACATTCTTTCGCATAGCACTGACGAACGCAGTCGCGGTGAGGCGCTCCTCTCCTTGCGCCTGCTAGTTCTCCAGAAGGGCTTTGGGTTCTTGCAATCTCTAACAGAGCGGTTGCGTGTTGCTAGTGGTGATGTAGACGTCGACGAGGCTTTCGCAGAACTGTTTAGCCTCGCTGTTGTTGATCTACAGTTAGAAGACCCTCTGGACGATCAATGGGATCGAGCGATGTCGTTTTTCATGGATTACCTGTACAACTGCTCTGTTGAGCAAGTGAACTCCGTGGAAGAGTTGCTCACTGGCTGCAAGGAAGCCCACCTGCTTGTGCTGCGCGCCGTGTTCCAGTTGTGCAGTGGTACTGGAGCGCTGGCAGAGCAACGGGTTGAGCATGCAACCAGAGCTCTGCGGTGGCTGAAGGCGCTTCGAGTTGGTCTTGACCGCTCCGCGCGTGGAGTTGCTTCATCACCGTTGACTTCTGTGTCTAAAGGTCATCTACTTGACCGGACGTCGCTCGGGAAAGATCTAGTTTATCTTTGCCGACATGACTTGTAGTGTTTGCCTGTCTTTCAGTTCTGTAACAATAATGCACTATTCCCCCTGCACACACTACGATTTAACTCTGCATTTACAGCACTGCAAGCATTTcgttgtgtgttgttttgatTCTCTACCAGCGTGGAGCGTTCAGTTATACTTGTGGTATCTGTGcacgatgttttttttttccaccttcgtTCATTGTGCTCGTTTAGGGACACGATAAATAGATGGTCTTACTGAGTGTTAAGGGTACGACATTTCCCGATGAGTTTGTCTACGAATGCACAGCTGCTACAGCCATTTACCCTGATTTAGCTAGGAACCTTTGCCACATTCAAAATAGCCGTCACCTAGTGAAGTTGATACTACTTTCTGCTCGTGAGTTGCTCGACGAGGCTAGGTGCAAGAAACGGGTGGAGGTAGTTGATGAGGGTCCTGGGGATGGTGGTGCCAATAGCTACTCTGCACTTTTAACGGAGTACGGCGCCATAATCGAGTCAACCAGTGCGCGGCTAAAGGACAGGGTCGTGCCCGTCAGTTTAGAGGAATTTGATCAATATGCCGACCGTTTGCGCGAGCTGACCGAACGGCTGTACCCCGAGGAGTGCTGTGTTCCAGAGGGTGGGCGGAGTGCCGCAGTGGATCGGCTCTATCAATTGCATGATGACCCCAACCTTGATGAGGACCGCCGCCTCGCTGTTTACCACTGCCGTGCCATTCTGGACCCCCAGTGGAAGTCACATGAGCAGCAGAAGGAAGACAAGGCAGGTCTGTGGTTCTGTGGGAAGTTGATGGAGGACACTATCGCAAGATACTCTGGCAAAAATGAGAAGAGCCGGCTGACGGTTAAAGTGCATCCAAAGGACAGTGTTCCCCCAAGCACGGAGCCGAGGATAAGTTACGATGACCAGAGAGCGTTGTATGAACGGATGCGCACAAGGCGTGAAGAGTACAAGGGACTTGAGGAGTCGGAGTTGCGTGATCGTGTGGTGGCTCAGGCGAGGGGGAAGGTAGCATTAACCGCTCCGGCCGCCGCCTCTCCCGCTATGTCAATGGATTTGTCGCGGCTTCGACCGATCTGTCCCAAGCGAGAGGAACATGAGGTGAATTGAGGCACCCGGAGGCGCTTCGGTTTGTATGTTTATGTGCGGCCGTCGTTGGCTGATAGCTGTGCCACATTCTCCGATGTGCTATGGCTCCTTGTTCATCATGTGCATCCAGAGTTGAGGGGTGGTGTGTGTATGGGGAGTGTCCGAGATCACAGTTAGAATAACGCCCCACCGCCTCTTCTGCGCAGGGGTGGCTGTTCGCGTGCTTTCCCGGGTAGGTGATGTTCTCGAGGAAGGGGCCTCCAGGTAATTGGGTGCTTGAAGCGGCTTATTTGCcctttctctatttttagttctactttccctcttttttgtttttattcgaTGCGTCACGTGATCTTCTTTatggaaacagcagcaagtgGAGGAGGGATATAGAGGAAAGGTCTAGGGCTCTGGGGTGCGCCTTCGAGTTTTTTCACGTACTTGCAGTTCATGAGCTCCCTTAAGTCGGTAGCAAGAGAGCTGCGCGAGTTCGCTGCTGGGCTCGCCGATTCGCGCGGGGTGCAGTCTGAAGAGCTCACCTCACGGCAGGACGCCCTTCTGCTTTTAGCTTTGAGTGCCTTGAAGGAATTGGAGACATCCGGTTCACCTGCGGATTTGGCACAAGCCGCCAAGAGTGCTAGGCGACTGCTGCGGGTGTTTCTTCCCCACCCCGTAGTTGAGAAAGGCCAGAGTTTGGAATATGAACAACAGGATTCGGAAAGGCCTAGTCGGAAACGGGAACGAGAGAGCAAGGACGACACGGGAAAggctgaaaaggaggagtcTGATAACGTCAGCGTGGATCTCGGCCAGTACGCAAAGGCGCATGTCTTCGATGACAATGCGAAGAAACGCGACAAATTTGCGCGACTCATGGGTGGACGGAGGAATGAAGGGTCCCATCACAACACATTTGCACCTGACAAAACCACTATAAAGCGGATCAACGGCGAACTGGAGGAGCAGTTTAACAACGCTCTTGTAAGATCTGGTAGGAAGGGTCTTGGCGCGTGAGTCGCAACTTACACATGTAAGAATGTTACTCTGCATTGTGAGATGCACCGGGAGTAACATTGCCTGGAAGGTGGTACTGAtgccaccccccccccacacacacacacaattttCCCCCCTAGTCCTAGGTTTTTACTTGTCGGAACTTTTTGTGACGTCGAGCTGTTCGTAGGGACAGCTTTAACAACTCCGTGTAAGGGTACACAATTAACCCCCGTCCCTCAGGCGAAGGAAGGGGCCGACCGAAGGGCCTTTTGAGCTGCACCTGGACATAAGATTATTGATTGTCTTCTCTAAGGTAGCTTTCCGTTTGTGCTAGTCTCCCTTGTAGTATTCAAAATTTTAAATTTCCGCTtcgcttccctttcctcgtTCTGTTGTTCAGCATGTTACCGCGAACCATGCAGTGTAATCATATGTCTTCATTTAACCCCCTCTCctcgttttcttcttttccactaGGAAGTTAACCTACGCAAAACTTTTGTTGACGCCGACCACGGATCTTGCGATCGCACAAACGAGCAGACACGGATTCGCACTGCACTTGGGTATTAGCATTGATAACGGAACAACTGTCAGTGTGGGGACAGttagaaaaaattaattaaggaagcgaaaaagaaagaagagacgaGGTGACTGAATTCTGAACGATGATGCGAAGGCTCAGTCCTGTGAACGGTTCGGTGGTTTCGCCCAATGTCGTAGCAGCGGTGTCATCGGTGCTTCAGCGGCAGCAACGCCATCAGTCCGACGCCCCACTCAGGCGACTGTTGTATGAAAACGACAGTTTTCTCAGCGGCACCTCGGCTAGGTACATCGAATCGATGTACGAAAATTGGAAGGCAGATAAAAGTTCCGTGAACGAATCGTGGAATGAGGTATTCTCCTCAAGGGACCTGCAGTCATTTGAGAGACCACTCCTAACTTCACCCATCCGTGTTGTACCAGCTTCAGCTGAGGACAAGATGGAGGTGGCACAATCGCAGGATATCTGCGCGCGACTGACGTTAATGATCCAAGCGTTTGAGGACTACGGGCATCTTGCAGCTCGAACTGACCCTCTGGATGCTGAGGATGACTCTCTTCACCGTTCCCCGCAGGTTAAACCCAGAGAGAGGGTACACCTTGGTCTTGAAAGCTTTGGTTTTTCGAAGGAAGATCATGACCGTGTCGTACGTGTGGGTTTCATGGATCAATTGGGAGGCGCGATGAGCTCGAGCAGCAGGGCCATGACTATCAAGGAGCTGCACGACCATTTGACGAAGTGTTTCTGTGGGCGCGTGGGATGCGAATTAGGACACGTTGATGATGCAAATGTCGTCTGTTTCGTCCGTGAAGTTGTGGAGGGTTATAACACTGAGCACAATCCACTGCGGCGCCCGTTGTCCAAGGAGGAGAAACTGTGGGTGTGGGACCTTGTTGCCTCCGCCGTGCACTTTGAAGATTTCTTCAAGCGTAAGTATACCACACAGAAGAGGTTCGGTTGCGATGGCGCAGAGTCACTTATTGTTGGTTTGCGTTCACTCATGGAGTCAGCCTCTGATCACGGTGTTGAGAAGGTTAATTTCGGTATGGCACATCGTGGTCGTTTGAATACACTGTATAACGTTATCGGTAAGTCATTCCCAGTGATATTAAAAGAGTTTGTAGGTATCACGGCCCCTGAACTGGAACCATTTAAGGTACAATCCGATGTGAAGTACCATCTTGGGGCCAAATCTACGGTGAAGATGCGCAATGGAAAGTTGATGTTTACAGAATTGCTCGCCAACCCATCACATCTGGAGGCAGTCAACCCGGTCTTGCAAGGGTACACCAGGGCAGCACAACTCAAGCACGGAGACGCTGGGCAGTCGAAGGTACTCCCCGTGGAGATACACGGCgatgctgcttttgctgGGCAAGGTGTCACATTCGAGACGATGTGCATCAGTGAGGTTCCCAAGTTTACGACAGGTGGTACTATTCACGTTGTGGTTAACAACCAGATTGGCTTCACTACGGACCCCCGGTGCTCCCGAAGCAGTCCGTACTGCTCTGACCTGGGCCGTGCCTTTCAGTGTCCCATTTTCCATGTAAATGGTGATTGTCCTGAGGATGTCGCTCGTGTGTTTGCGTTCGCTGTGGACCTCCGTTCAAGGTTCAACAAGTCTGTTGTTATTGATCTGGTGTGCTATCGCCGGTATGGACACAACGAAAATGACGATCCCACTATCACGCAGCCCCTCTTATACAAGCGAGTTCACGCGACACCCGATGTGTTTGCCCGCTACTCAGAAAAGCTTGTTGAAGAGGGAGTCGTGACCAAAGAGCAACAGACGGCCAAGGCCAAGGAGCAGAAGGATCACTACGGAAAATATCAGAGTGAGGTCGGGAATATACGGTACAGCGATTACCTCAA
Proteins encoded in this window:
- a CDS encoding hypothetical protein, conserved (Very little similarity between Leishmania and T brucei ORFs, but some between L Major and T cruzi.) yields the protein MTEGVGQDGNVAKMMDNIRIQKLIRAVDELVAWSFVMDEKDVILSELEKCVDEAEKELLRASDAVEDQQRRCALVQVHRSTKQERKIPQSARGSDHKLEELWKSKGEAFKRQYELHLTTYKRLFDELLEEELQRLNGTTTSAGDLRRPPEDVCGSSSMTEISISASPAAGGNCSDGADSDAAGAIA
- a CDS encoding hypothetical protein, conserved (Little similarity between L major and T brucei; more observed between L major and T cruzi.) codes for the protein MDPLLLSREELEEAQRAIKRRRDTIRTATTERIQTELQPTGSGSLAKRTVPNSIPDKEKAESNSGVVKKLKEELRRRTEELENSVNEQRRAREEYKRLKSVFESFVVEVCEREEAYKIVFSKAYEEVEKHKKHCEGLQRQLEERSSTTTVAATVQVPVADTTTPPVAVGSRTLHEIIDQFRTMIDELECRVGCHGSDDNQSRVAATDISNPDKHRRSAATGTRNRAEQKQKQQVSEGKHQLQPHGQNDQPKEEVVGVVSGSVVPARGAAVLSRPQAPVARSAVSAPKKRRAAKSESAAAVKRAAAEKCNQASTSSLFTSFSTLSERPKKSEVNFGSEPIEDYLALLKKTDLSKVDVLRRELMNFCNSDVNVVATYVVEHFLRKALLTPPMTALWNETVEAMHIDVDVFPAFVRLVVRKLVHLLGPDTAVSAGNTLDHSPQLQRLSLVLRLACVVRLRETESGGDALFFAFYESTISALRSWRLSSTAEGQRDVLKLWMIAVRHLYGFVEDFHMLTRYYANTDGVMEALTLPKLLTCYAVRAVMGNCYFIPSAQPSLVEVEADVQLWTTFCDAMDWSGSELPIDGIGAAAVNILSHSTDERSRGEALLSLRLLVLQKGFGFLQSLTERLRVASGDVDVDEAFAELFSLAVVDLQLEDPLDDQWDRAMSFFMDYLYNCSVEQVNSVEELLTGCKEAHLLVLRAVFQLCSGTGALAEQRVEHATRALRWLKALRVGLDRSARGVASSPLTSVSKGHLLDRTSLGKDLVYLCRHDL
- a CDS encoding 2-oxoglutarate dehydrogenase E1 component, putative — its product is MMRRLSPVNGSVVSPNVVAAVSSVLQRQQRHQSDAPLRRLLYENDSFLSGTSARYIESMYENWKADKSSVNESWNEVFSSRDLQSFERPLLTSPIRVVPASAEDKMEVAQSQDICARLTLMIQAFEDYGHLAARTDPLDAEDDSLHRSPQVKPRERVHLGLESFGFSKEDHDRVVRVGFMDQLGGAMSSSSRAMTIKELHDHLTKCFCGRVGCELGHVDDANVVCFVREVVEGYNTEHNPLRRPLSKEEKLWVWDLVASAVHFEDFFKRKYTTQKRFGCDGAESLIVGLRSLMESASDHGVEKVNFGMAHRGRLNTLYNVIGKSFPVILKEFVGITAPELEPFKVQSDVKYHLGAKSTVKMRNGKLMFTELLANPSHLEAVNPVLQGYTRAAQLKHGDAGQSKVLPVEIHGDAAFAGQGVTFETMCISEVPKFTTGGTIHVVVNNQIGFTTDPRCSRSSPYCSDLGRAFQCPIFHVNGDCPEDVARVFAFAVDLRSRFNKSVVIDLVCYRRYGHNENDDPTITQPLLYKRVHATPDVFARYSEKLVEEGVVTKEQQTAKAKEQKDHYGKYQSEVGNIRYSDYLKSGIPELWRGMKYSDELGEVTLEPTAVARESLQPVIDSLKKVPEGFVVNSKLKAVLEQRVQSLEKGEKIDWGAAEALAFGSLLLEGTHVRVMGQDVERGTFSHRHAVLHDQNKVDTYTPLAHIRKDQAPFIITNSPLNEYGVLGYASGYAIYDPNALVLWEAQFGDFANGAAIIFDQFLSSGETKWNQQQAVVVSLPHGFDGRGAEHSSGRIERFLQAVAEDVDTPAYSPEERAHRVNMEVVFPSTPAQYFHLLRRHVRRNFRKPLMLFFSKQFLRTPNESSMEQITSGGFQPVIGDPSVPPEKARRLVMCTGQIYHILNRYRESNNCGRDVALVRIEELSPFPVAEVQKLLADYSGVELMWAQEEPRNQGAFYHVESRVEYYTGGARELRYAGRAISAAPSTAYKSTHDAEERYICECVFS